From Zea mays cultivar B73 chromosome 3, Zm-B73-REFERENCE-NAM-5.0, whole genome shotgun sequence:
CGTCCCGCGACTTCCACTTCTACAACAACTTCCCGGCATTCAAATCCCCAGTCGGCGCTGCAGCCACCAAGGTCGACGCGTCCCTCGGCGTGCTCGGCGGGGCTTCGATTCTCCCGACGCGGCAGCAGCTGTTCCCCATGGGCGGCGACCTCGACGACGCGCACGACTGGCTCGTCGCCCTCAACAACGACCTGCTCGAGCGGTTCGGCGCCTCCACGGACGAGTTCAAGGCCCTACGGCAGAAGGAGGAGACTTCCTGGCGGAGGGCGGCGCCGCAGGCTGGGGACGGGTTCCAAGTGGATTGCGAGCGTGCGGCTGGTGGCGAACGCGTGCAGGTCTGCGTCGAGGGACGGCGATGCATGGACGGTTTCGGGGCGCAATGGCTTCGGGCTGGTGGGCAGGATCGGAGAGTGGGAATTTTGTGTGAGATCGAATGGCTTAGATCAGAGAAGGATAGAACGGGCGGCTGAGATCGTCCAACGGCAGAACGTAAGGAGGCAGGCTACCCTTGcgttcttaataagtagtatagatttacCTTATGTTTTTATACTGATTTGATTGGGTGCATGTATTTTTATGAAGCTGCCATAGCAATTTGGGTAGTTCATGAATATCCAAACCCGATTTTTCGGATATTATTATAAAACCTGGTATCATTTTGGGTAACGGTTCTCGAAATCTAAATTTGAATTACTTGAATTATCTAACCTAAAATTTTCGGATAAGCCGAGTGTTCACAGCTATGTGAAACCATTACAGAGGTTATGCATGGCAAAACAAATCCATAGAGAGCGTGACCGTTAGATCTATAATTTAAAAGTTACATAATTATGACTTTGTCTAAAGTTCTAAAATGTACAGTTGGCTTGCTTCTCCATCCTCCTGCTCCTGCCCTCCTGGCCCCTGCGACTCTGCGATGCGCGACTGGCAGACTGCGACGTCTCGTCTCACGCACGGGCCACGGTCATCGGCCCTCCCTGGCTTCCCACCTACCTCTCTGCTCCTCTCCCCGCCCCCACACGGCTGCCTACTTACAAATAAACCCCCGGCATTTCCTGGCCTAACACGCTCTCAGTCTCACTCCCACGGTCCCACTCCTCAGGAGCGTCCAGAGTTTAGGTGCTCGTGGAGTCGTGGTGGAGGTGGTAGGTGTCGATGGCCTTCAAGCTGGCCACCAAGGCCGCGGCGGCGTCGCCCGCTGCTGCTCACCGCGGGGGTCTCGCCCGGGGGCCGGAGGGTACGAGCCGCGTTGCCTTCGGACCAGCGCCTAGAAACAAGGGGCTCCGCGCGGCCAACAACTCCGCGACGCCCGTGGCTAAGTACGAACGCTCCTTCTCCTGGTTAGAAATTGTTTAATTTGATAAACGACTATGACCCTTGGTTCCGCGTAAGGTATGGGGGGCTGGCCCTACATCAGACTTTGTGTTTGTGCGTGGTCGTGATCGTGGTGTGGTGTGGTGTGGTGTGGTAACTCTTATCTAAAGAGATTTAGGATTGGGTCGGTTCTCAGTTGGGGATCTGTTTGGTGCGCTTGAGCCCTTCTGAACTTGATCATCCATGTTTTTGATACTTAAGGCATCCAATTTGTAGCTACTGCTCTAGTTCTAGGATTTGGAAAACTCCTTGTCGAATTGTCCCACAGAGCTAATGATTGTGCGAACAAAATGACATGATGCTGATTGTTCTACGCCTCTTGCTTAATACCCTGTGAAGTTTAATTATTTGGTGGTACACTTGACCTTGGAAGTCATGACCTCCCAAAAGCATGGTGTAGCATGTAGGTACTATATATCTAGGTTGTTGCAACTAAATTGTGGAAATTTCCACACCTCTGATGGCTCATATGTTGTCATTCCTTTGTGACGAAGTCTTCTTGATTTTTGTGAATATATTCCAGATACGAAAGTGGAACCGTGGGGAGGAAATTGACATGGATGGCTATATATATTAACTCTGTTGCTTTTTGCACAAAGGCTTACTGTCTTATGTGATGCTGGATTGCTTTGTTTTTACGAAACCCGCTCTAGTTATACTGAAGGAACTGATCATTTCTTTATCTTAATGGTGCACTTTTATTAGGGAAGAGAGGGTTGATCGAAGTGAAATATTGACATTGGATAGCATTAGACAAGTTTTGATTAGACTAGAAGACAGCATCATATTTGGCCTTTTGGAGAGAGCACAGTTTTGTTACAATGCTGATACATATGATAGCAATGCTTTCCACATGGATGGTTTTGGCGGCTCTTTGGTTGAATATATGGTTAGAGAAACTGAAAAGCTCCATGCACAGGTGGAATTCATTTGGACATTTTTTAAGAACAAAAACAGTTGATCATGGCATGCAAAAGAATAACATACGCTATTGTTTTTAACATAGGTTGGGAGATACAAGAGCCCAGATGAGCACCCTTTCTTTCCTGAGGATCTGCCTGAGCCCCGGTTGCCACCTATGCAGTACCCAAGGGTAATGCATGTTCTTGGTTCTCAAATGCTTCTCATGATGACTGCTTTTGTTTCTTTGTCACCGTAAGAGATATAAACCATCATTTGCAATCTAATGTACCATTTTCTTCATGGAGGTAGATAAAAGAAAATGTGCTTTTGAATACAGTTGTTTAGCATCCGAATTAAAAGGCTTGTACAGCCAATATATTGAGCAATTCTCAGTTAGTGAACAACATATAGGTAGTGTTCTGTGACTTGCAGAATGTACTATCATTATTGCAAATGCCACATCCCACAGACCTTAGATACAAGTGACGGAAAGTTCTGTGTTTACTACTATATATTTTACTTTCTCCAATATATTTTGGAACAAGCTGTACAGCTCTTTATTGTATTGCGTTGAGTCGAAATAAGTGATGGggttattttttttgtttttttattaCAACATATGCTCTTTTGACTTTGAGTAAATCCAAAAGCTCCTATTGAACCTTAGGTGGAGCAGAGGTGAAAGTAACATTATTTGCATTTTTTTCAAGGGGATATCCATTTGATGATGATTTACTGCTTTGCTTCAATTTAATCGTTGGATGGTTTGACACTTTGACCTGCATGAATCTTGTCATATTCTACAAGCGCTAACATAGCGCCATCCTAATCCATGTGCAACATGAAATATTTGTTTATGCTGCATTTGGACTATCATGCGTTGCAAGATTCATAAATCATAATGCCAACAAGTTGTCCTGGTATTATGACTATGTTAGTACATTTTAGATGGATTCATACTTCGCTCTTGtcctttgcataggttttgcatcCCATTGCTGATTCTATCAATATCAACAAAGAGATTTGGAAAATGTATTTTGATGAACTTCTTCCAAGATTGGTGAAAAAAGGAAGTGATGGTAATGCTGGATCCAGTGCTCTTTGTGACACGACCTGCTTGCAGGTACAGATGATATTCATGTTAAATCCTACACTCAGTTTTATGGtctgtttggttcctttagtcctGGGACTAAAGTTGTCCCTACCAACAGGTTCCAAGGACTAAAAGTATTCAAAACGCATTAAATGACTTTATAAGAATACCGAAATGCCCCTTACCGTTCTACCGTCTTTAGTTCAACTGAAATAAATGATGGACAAAAGGTAGAATTAATATGTTTTAGTCCTTTTTAGTCACCCCTTGAGGGGCTAGGGACTAAAATAATTTAGTCTTTGTTTTAGTTCCACTGTTTgtcaatttagggactaaatgtgattaaaatagaagGACTAATCTTTAATCCCtggaaccaaacagacccttagttcTTTGGGTGCACATCCACTTTTGTTCCAGACTTCCAGTCAACTAGGTGTCCAGGTTATAAAACTCCTTTTGCTCTGTCTGCCACAGTTTTCATTCAGTTAAAAGAATATATTTGAGCAAACAAAGCCAGATCAAATTTGCATGAATCAATCCATGCAAGATTATTTTCATAGTACTGGCCTGATCATTGCTGGTAACTTGTGCAATTTTGCATTTTTATAATTCCCTTTCTCTGTTTTTCTTGTTCCATACTCCAGGCGCTCTCCAAAAGGATCCACTATGGGAAGTTTGTGGCAGAGGCTAAGTTTCAGGAGTCCCCGGAAGCTTACATGCCAGCCATAATAGCTCAGGTCTGTGCTTTTGTTTCAACTCTAGTATTtctagtacaactatttttcatTTTTTTGTTTTATTTCAGAGTTTCATAACAAAAATCATATTTCGATTCATTTGAATAAAAAAACTGTCGATTTCTTGTCACGTTTTGCAAAATCCAGGACCGTGATCAACTCATGCACCTTCTCACATATGAAACGGTGGAGCGTGCTATCGAACATAGGGTGGAAGCCAAAGCCAAGATCTTCGGGCAAGAGGTGAACATCGGTGTGGAGGACAACGGCAGCCCACCGGTGTACAAGATCGTTCCGAGCTTGGTCGCCGAGCTGTACAGCTACAGAATCATGCCGCTAACCAAAGAGGTTCAAATCGCGTATTTGCTTAGGAGGCTGGATTGAGTATGTTTATGTAGATGTAAATTGCCAGATCAGAACTCCTGGCGTTAAGCCAGAACATTGGTAAATACCGGTTTTGGTGTCAGGATGCAAAATGTACCATGTGTGGAATTGTGCCAACAAACAAGCATAATATCATGTGGAGTTGTCGAGTAGTCGCGCCTCGTGCGTACTGCCAATGGACAATGTTTGTAGACTGTATGGAATGATGGGTCACTTCCTTTGGCGGGTGCCCTTTTGAAAGGGAGTAAAATTCTCTCATTGTCGTTGAAATTTATACAGATCCGCTCAAGTGCCATCGAAATTTTCAACTTACTTTGATTGCCACTATTCTAAGTTTGCATTTTCTTTGTTGCAATTCATGTTAAAATCGGTTAAGTTGTACTTGTACCACCGATATGATAGCCTGCCCTTCCGTTATCCTTGGACATGTTTGGATCTACCCCCGTTTCTTAAAAACGGGTTTCTAGAAACTGGCTTTTAGGAAAAAAATGGATAGGAGATCCACTAGTTTTTAAAAATTGGTCTCTGATTCTTCCTTAGACAATGACAATCGTACCACTGGGCGGAATGACGCGTGGAGTTGTTCGGATGAATGAGACGATGTCATTGTTTAGTAATTCCTTTTCATTCCATTAAGGGTAGTACCAGTGGCGGAGGACAAAATAATAATAAGGTATGACTGAAGAAGAATAAAAAAGAGaaaaacatgatgcaacacatatgACTCAAACTTGGAACCTAACGATTGCAAACAGTATATACTTACCACTACACAAAACATGTTTTTTTGGTATGGTTCTAGCCATAGTTCGTCATAACGGGTGCTCCGCCACCGGGTAGTACCTAATTAGCGATCCAAAAACTGGGTTTAGCAGGGGTAAGCAGattcttggtttttaagaaaccAGAAAACTAGTTTTTAGAAACTAAATAAAAATTTGACTTGATTGGAGGCCTTATAGGTTTTAAAAACCAGTTTCTAAGAAACCGGGTGGATCCAAATGGGGCCTAGCCGCACATCGCACCTGTTGTAGCGTGGATGCCCAACCACACGGCCACGCCTGTCAGTCGCCAGTAGCTCACGTGGGCGCCCAGGCCTAGCTTAGCATGACTGGGACGTGGCTAAGCAAAGGGCTCGCATCTTTCAGACTTCCATAGGAACGGGAACGACTACGAGTCCCTTCTTGTGTTGATGGATCTCCAAGAGTTGTAGCCGAAGACGACAAGATAGCTGAGAAGAGACAGTCCATCTGTTTTATAAATATAGAAGTCTATATCTATTTAGTAATTCTTTTATTTTAGAAGTATTTGTCACGACTGAAGGTGACTGTATCTGCTTAAAGAGTATTATCTCAGGTGTTTGTTGCAATATTAAGGTTAATTCATGATTAGTGGACTATTAGCTTGGGGAATTAGCCCCGGTCAAATATCAGGGCTATGAATACTTGTAATAGGCGGATTGAAGAATGGAGTGATTGAGGAGCCTATGAGAGCCTTTTCTCAAAAACAAGTGTGGTGTCTAAAACCTAACCATCTTAGAAACCCAATTGACACCCTGCCAGATGCCTCTAGTGTTCCCATTCCTAGAGCACCATAGCCACCCAAAAAGATCAAATCCCACAAACAGACTCCACCTAAGAGAGAGGCAAAATTTTATTGCGATTATTGTGATATGAAGGGTCATTTGGTTGCCTTTTGCTTTAGGAAGAAGAGAGACGAGATGCGGAATCCTGAGTTAAGTGGAGGGAACATGAATCACCCTCTCACGGTATTCATGATTTTCCTGCTTAGAGTCGTCCTGCCAGGCCTAGAGGTGCTTTGCCTCTTGTTGCTAGGCCTCAGGGAGTGAGACCACGTGCTGGTCATGCCTGACGGGGTGCTGGTCGTGTGCCATATGACCAAGGACCCACGGTAGTGTCTTTGGTTCCCATTTCCCAAGAGGACCACAATTTCCCTCTCATGATGATTGCTACCCCCCTTCAGGACCGGGGAtgtttggtgtgtttcctaacatTTTTCAGGGGCAAATGCCACAACACTTTTATTACTAACCCCAATGATGTGGCATTTGGCCACCCCATGTCTTTCTATTAATGCATGATGAAGGTCTGTAGAACACATGGCTCATGGATTCTGGCTATTCGCGCCACATGGCCGGAAGCTCCAAATGGTTCTCCGGCCTTGACCCCATGATTAgtaaggaatacatcacattcggggataagtCGAGAGGTAAGGTTGTCTCTTGTGGCTCTGTTCAAGAGAACAAGAGTTTTGTCCTCAAGGATGTTGCTTTGGTTTCAAACTTGCATTTCAATCTACTTTCTGTTTCGCAACTCCTTGAGAATGACAATGAAGTGCACTTTAAAATGGGCATTTCTCGGGTTTTGGATGCTCAGGGGGATCTTGCCTGTTGGATCTCTCCATTTGGTTGAGTTTTCCGAGCTGATTTTCACATTCTTCTAGCCCTTCTAGATTTCTCTTGGCAGGATCTTCCTCTTTGATTTGGATGTGGCATAGGAGGCTAGGTCACTTGAGCTTTAATCTTTTGTGCCGACTGAGCTCACTTGGCCTCATGAAAGGATTGCCAAGTTAAATTTTGAGAAAGATCTTATTTATCACACTTGTCGTCACGACAAGATGGTTGCTGCTTCCCTTTTCCCGGTCACCAAGGTGATGACCTTGCAACTCGGTgaattgcttcatatggacacTGTTGGTCCAGCTCGGGTTTGCTCTTTCGAAGGGATGGGGTATGTGCTTGTGATCATTGACGACTTTTCTCGCTATTCACGGGTGTTTTTTATGAAGGCGAAGGATGAGGCTTTTACTCATGCTTGAGATTTGATTCTTAGGTTGCAAAATGAGTTTCCCAAAAATGCCATGAGGGAGATTCATAGTGACAATTGCACCGAATTCAAGAATACTCATTTTGAGAACTTTGTGCTTCTTTAGGACTCGAGCATAAGTTTTCCTCTCCGTATGTGCCTCAATAAAATGACATTGTTTAACGTAAGAATCAGACCCTAGTTgagatggcgaggacaatgctcgaTGAACATAGGACTCCTAGGCGTTTTGGGGTCGAAGCGATCAACACTGTCTACCATGTGTCCAATCACATCTTTATTCATGTTTTTTTGAACAATACTTCTTATGAGTTGCGATTTAGACATTCACCTAATGTTAGCCATTTTAGGGTGTTTGGCTGCAGATGCTTTATGTTGAAACAGGGAAATTTGGACAAGTTTAAGTCACGATCTTCTGATGGTGTTTTTCTTGGTTATGCATTACACTCCCGTGCTTATCATGTTCTTAGCTTTGAGACTAACCAAATCATGGAGACTTGTGAGGTGACCTCTGATGAGGCTTCGCCTAGTCCACCCCCTTTCTTTGAGCCTGCAGGTCTAGATCAGATGGCTGAAACCATCTTTGTGGAGGATGAGAAAGACGACGCTGACTGGGGTGATCCTGAGTTGACTCCACCGACTGCCCCGGTTGAGCATGTGTCGACTACCTCGGACGATGGACCCAACATGTCTACTTCCACTACTTGGGGTTCGCATGAGCGTGAGGGTGTTGCGCTTGTAGGAGTTTAGGCTGTTGTTGATCCTCGATATATCCAACGTGATCACCTCCTGAATAGATGACTGGTGAGATTGATGCGCGAGTCACTCGCTCCAGGTATCAATAGATGTCCCACTTTGCTCAttcatcttttgttgcttcttttgAGCCCCGAGATGTTGGAGACGTTTTGTCTGATCCTAACTAGGTCAATGCTATGCATGAGAAGCTTGAAAATTTTGAGAGAAACCAGGTTTGGGTTTTGGTGTCACCTCCTTGAAACTGTCACCCATCGGTACCAAATGGGTTTTAAAAAAACAAATAGAGTGAGGATTGGATGGTGGTGCAAAACAAGGCGAGGTTGGTTGCCTAAGTGTTTTTGGCTTGGATCTTCATCATGCGCCCTTGCTTTGCGATAGCACGAGTGCTATAATTGATGCCAAGAATCCTGTGCTGCATTCGAAGACCAATCACATTGATGTTCGCTTTCACTTTCTCCGAGATCATTATGAGAAACGAGAAATCGATTTGTGCCACATTGATACCCATAGGCAGCTTGCTGACATTTTGACCAAACCCCTCGACCAGTCTACATTTGCTCATTTGCGAGGGGAATTGGATGTTTGGTTCCCTTTTTGACTGAGGGCCCCTTTTtgggttttttttcttttcttctactTTTCATGTAGTCTATAATTTTTGCTTATTGCtttatatattatatttgcaTCACATGTATCATTTTGAGCTTCATCTATATAACTACTAGAATGTGACTATGCTTGTAGTAGTGTGCCTTTGTGTACATGATGATGCTATGGCATGCTTAGGCTCTTTTTGCTCATGTTGGTACAATATTGTTGAGCTAAGCTTGCTTTCATAATTATGAACATGACTATTACTTGCCAAATCCAAAaattattcaccattaagatgggCATCTAACATGTGTAGGATGTGTTGAGATCATTTTTGCTGTCACTAGTATGCTGGGTGGCTATGTCTCTTGCCTTGAGtcattctgaaagggaattaggcttacacctagttcctaaatgattttggtggttgaattgcccaacacaaataattggactaactagtttgctctagtgtacaagttatacaggtgccaaaggttcacacttagccaataaaaaagaccaagtatggggttcaacaaagagagcaagggataaccgaaggcacctctggtcgggcgcaccggactgtccggtgcaccaccggacaatgtccggtgcaccaggggtcttcacgccgaactcatcaccttcgggaaaatccagaggcgctccgctataattcaccggactgtccggtgtacaccggacagtgtccggtgccccagagaagagcggctctggaactcgctagcctcgggaatttgctccgctataattcaccggactgtcctgtgtacaccagactgtctggtgagccagcggagcaacgactacttcgcgccaacggtcacctgcaggcgcatttaatgcgcgctagaagcgcgcagaagtcaggcacgcgcgagacggtgcaccggacaatctacagttcttgtccggtgtacaccggacagccaggcggacccagaagtcagaagctccaatggtcgaatcccaacggcctggtgacgtggctggcgcaccggacatgtccggtgtgcaccggactgtccggtgcaccatacgacagtcagccaccaccaaacggctagtttggtggttggggctataaatacccccaaccaccccacattcaaatcatccaagttttcccacttcaacaacttacaagagctctagcattcaattctagacacacccaagtgatcaaatcctctccaaactccacacaacgccctagtgattagagagagagatatttgcttgtgttctttcgagctcttgcgcttggattgctttcttctttctttgattcttcattgtgatcaaactcacttgtaattgaggcaagagacaccaatcttgtggtggtccttgcgggaactttgtgttccaagtgattgagaagaaaagctcactcggtctgagggaccgtttgagagagggaaagggttgaaagagacccggtcttt
This genomic window contains:
- the LOC100272431 gene encoding chorismate mutase 1, chloroplastic; protein product: MAFKLATKAAAASPAAAHRGGLARGPEGTSRVAFGPAPRNKGLRAANNSATPVAKEERVDRSEILTLDSIRQVLIRLEDSIIFGLLERAQFCYNADTYDSNAFHMDGFGGSLVEYMVRETEKLHAQVGRYKSPDEHPFFPEDLPEPRLPPMQYPRVLHPIADSININKEIWKMYFDELLPRLVKKGSDGNAGSSALCDTTCLQALSKRIHYGKFVAEAKFQESPEAYMPAIIAQDRDQLMHLLTYETVERAIEHRVEAKAKIFGQEVNIGVEDNGSPPVYKIVPSLVAELYSYRIMPLTKEVQIAYLLRRLD